TCAGCaaaaatatactatttgatCATCAACAAATATAgataaaaccacagtatttcatttttaaaagcaatgaaaCTATGTGTTGAAAGccttaattatatgaaaatctgCAATGCATTGTGGAAACTGTTTAAATGTGGACGTTAACTTATTAATTGGATACTACAGTTTATAATATATTGGTGATCTAGCTTGGTCTATCAAGAATATTGTCAATTATTTTGACAATAAAGAAAACTGTCTAAAGGTAGTGAGATCGTCCGATATTGGATGCGATATCAAATAGAGTACGTAATGTGAACTCCCCATCACACAATTCAAATGTATAGTTTCTATACAATGTATGCATACAACAAAATATtgctaaaacaaacaaaaaaatacttaaatatacaaaaatccTTATTTTGAATTAGTAGATTATGGATTCCCCATTCTGATATTGTTAACTAGTAATCTTATGTAAGAGCATCAAAGTCGAGGACTTGATATTCTTGATATTTATCATATAGTTCTTCATGCAACTTTTTCAATATCAACGATCAACCTGGTAAAAAATACAGGTTCACGACTATGCTATGTTTGCATTCacattatgaattttcaatatagaaATTATAAACTACATAATGAATAGCCTTTAtgcaaagaaacaataaaaccTTATATGTGTTTTAATCATTCAGTCTGTTTCGTACAACAAAAATCCAGAAAACGTGGAGAAGGCTCCGTCAATGGTAGCTCCTGAATCGTGATAGGTGTTGTGTATTCTCACAATGACGTGATCACCGACGTCTAAAGCAACCAAGACCATATTGGAGCCAGGAGAAGGGAATGCACTGTCACCAGCGAAGATATTACAAAGTCCGCCACCGTTTCGTACAATCTGGGCCTCTAAACTTTTCCCTGTTCTCGTAGTTATAGTGGCAAAAAGAGCATACACTCCTTTCATATTTGGGATAAAGACACCAGTAGTTTTGTCGAAAGCATTTCCAATATTTATAGAAGCAATGTCAAATGCTAGTACTTGATTATGCTGGAGATTAGAAAGATCTCTCGACATGGACGCAGAAAATGCTGTTGGATAACTGCCGATCATGTTATGAGGTACTAGTCTCCCTGAAAAAAAGTTCAGCTTAAATGGTCACAAAGCAAAAGTTAGACACCGATTCATAGAGAATATTATATAAGAACTGAGATGACTTACCAAGTGGTTTTCTAGTCTGGTAAAGACTCCATAAATTTGTCGAAATTTAATTAACATACGTAAAAGCCACTATACCTTTTCTCACGCGTTCAACGCTCtttgataattgtttttcaCCAACTAAGTTTTTGGGAGCATTGGATTGTGTCACGTTCTGAGATGATGGATCCTTGACGTGTATCTTCTGAATTCTGTCGTCCATTTCGGTTTCCATAGGAAACAACTCTTCCTTTTTCTCCTTCCGCCTTATATCATCGAGTTCGTGTAAGACCTTTAAGTAAGACCTCTGGAGGGAGGATACCTCTTGTCTCAGGGTCCGAATCTCCTGTTTTAATTCTTTCACTTCTTCATCATGTTCCTGTAGAAGACTCAGAACGAACTGTTGGATTTCATTCGGAATATCACATTGTacaaaattaatacaacagAATGTTAAAGTGATGGTAAATACGTATAATATATCCATGTCTAATGGTGACCAATTGATATGGAATTCTTATCAGTTCCATTATTTGGGTCGACAGGAATCGAGTACAGTAAAAACATTGTCTTTTATTCAGTACCATTAACTcttaatatatgtaatataatatataatgtttacagttgggattttgtttatttctattctttttttttatatttttttattattacctTCTTATTTGATGTTCTATTGCTATTGGCTAGGTATGCAGGCTCCATATGATTTATTGAACTTGAAGGCAGAATAGTGCCCAGTGCCAAAGACTGAGGATAAAAATTCTGTCTGAAGGTTTACACCCCATGTATGTTGTCAAAATCCAAGTGAGTAAATGGTTTCCTTTTCTAACAtcaattaattgattttataatcTAATCAGTTTTATTACTAGTATTTTgtgtaatatattaaaaataacattactAAAACATTTAAAGGGGTtagcttaaaaaataattttgttatctttctttattttcGTGGCCTTAGTGAAAGTAATGCAGTTCTAAGGATGTCTAAATTCCTTGCTAATGGTCTTGTGAACAAGCTCTGATGTCATAAGTTCATGTCGTGAATctttttttgattattatttgattttataaactagactttgacccgtgcgtgcacgggttgacattgcatatcggacatttacgaaatataGATACATCCACAGGggaccaagcccgttttaacattaatttcaatgtaaccatttATAATTAATGCCTcacatatacccgtaatgttacaaaaaattgcagaatcgccccgtaccgattttggagaaaaataatgaagaagcattgaaaataacagtcaaattaatcataataaaccattttgagactgactgtaaatacctttcatctaaaaatttaatcaatataatgtaaaaattctACACCTTTTTaacaacgtacacgtatttctttgctacagagacaatacacgGAACGCATTCTATCGTAAAACCAGGTCCGCAggacataaatatatttttttttcattttaacgataaaacaatatatacattatatgttCACCCTCCTAAAAGATACACAAAGACAAAAGAAAGTACtaagtaaatatgtatatttgttattctaAAATTTCTCTCATAAGgaatcataaaattaatatatatgaatagaatatatagcaattaaatttccaatgaaaatttacacgtatttgtactatcgtttctgagtttactaatgcaaatatgattttgtggaaacataaactaaagatcccgttagcgtgaatgtattgcgcacgcgctagattgtaaaattcaaaaaatccagatgatttccggaattttttgaggaatttcaCTGaatattaattagcgaagcttgattgagaaaaaaaataaaaacaaataggtaatcttcaagtatcaatgatttttaaaatatataaaacaaaaggcaATACTCTTCCGATGTATCGGTCTTAAAGCTTACAAATTCGAGTgtgttattttaatatagtagtatagattgaATTTAGAACAAaaaaccacgaaaattgatctCCAACGAATAATGAGGAATCTATAGAATTTCAAAACCAAACTCTTATCTAAATTGTGacaattatttgtatttttgcagAGAAACcgcagttatttttttttctctgtaatGAGAACTTAGTTCATTTATATTCCTCaatatttggtttaaaatacaTCGCTtggtatgtatacatgtatacagtatatggATGGCATGTCATGGTAATTGGTAAATATTACCTAAGAGATCCATGTTCGAAGTCTATTTCACAATGGATTTGAACTCCTCAGTGGCGTCGGAAccaaattgaaagttgggggggggggggggggggggctagactaatcctcagatgtcttgacaagcaaaattaaaaaaaaaaaaaactaattcccaaaatcaggaaaatcctaatccgtggggggggggaagggggggggggaagggggggggggggtatacctgtagaacccaaaaaaaattcttacccccaaaaaattcttacctaccaaaatATTTTCCCCTCAtcttgaaattcctaatccgtggggaaggggggggggtgtcatgtGTCATAATTATGACTCCAATATCTCAATATTTTCGTCTTGTCAAGGTAAATTTTGGAACAATTTTCTTTCCTACGAGAAAAAGTGgagggctgaaccctctatgatgctatgtgcctaatggtaaggtctaactttgcaaaaaaagtgggggcttagccccccccccacccccacccccccccccggttccgacgcctatgctccTTCATATATAGATTGTATCTTGTCTAATTCTGACAGGACGCTCAACCCGTGCCGATAAAAATGCCGGTGcattattaatttcatatcaCGAATTCCAATGTAAGAAAGGTGTTTTAAATAAGATTCTTCACAGGAATCATAAACCGATAAGAATTTAACAGATtttatgtgggtttttttaaacaattcagTCTGTTTCGTACAACAAATATCCAGAGAAAGTGGAGAAAGCACCATCAATTGTGACACCGTCTTCGTGGAAATGGTCGTTGATTTTGACCAGGACTCTGTCACCGATGTCTAGAGCAGACACAGCCATATTGGAACCAGGAGAATAGAGGTCACGGTCACCGGCATAGATTCGACACGTTGCCGTTTTTCACCATCTCAGCCTCCAAACTCTTTCCGGGGCTCGTAGTAATGGTGGCATACAGAACATACACCCCTTTAGAGTTCGGTGTAAAGATTCCAGAAGTTTTATCGTAAACATTCCCGCTATTCAAAATAACACTGTCAAACACAAGTACTTGGTTGTGCCGGAGATTGGAAGGGTTAATGGACATAGCGGCGGAGTATGCTGCTGGATAGTTACCGATCATGTGTTTAGGAACCAGTCTAcctgaaattttaaatcatgttttttttttcattttcataaacatGTGCATTGTAATACAATAAACCTATTGTAAACTTTagatgaaatttcaaaatgtaaaaaaaatgctgCAATTTCAAGAATGGATTTAGAATGTATGTATATTGAATcctaaaatagttttttttaatcatgtacatatatattctaACTGATAAGAAATTATGTGGAATTCGATTACAAGAAATGTACCTTTCCTTGTGTGTTTAACGTTCTGCGGCAATGGTTGGTAACCAGTTGAATTCTGAGTGTATCTAACTTTTTTCTACGAATAAAGATTGGAACGAGTTATCAACTATCTTGAGGAACAAGATGGCGGATGAACTCAGAGGGTGCTACACTTTGCATGAAATGTTTACAATTGTGGGTAGTAGGATGACCCAAAGAGACATCAATATACTAAAATACCTATATAATGGTATTATGCCCCAAAGAATAATAGGAAGAGTGAAGGACGGGGTAGAATTTTTGCTGGGACTGGAAAAGATGAACCGTGTTGATGAAACCAACTTTAAATACGTCGTTGATTTGCTTAGAATGATTTCTCGGCACGATTTACTGCAGTTTGTCACTTTAAGGAAACGCAAGCCaggtaaattatttataataagaGATGGTTAAACAACAGTGATATGGAATTTGACATTGTTTATTCTATTATTAAGTGTTAAGTGcacattatcatttttggtGTACTGGTTCAGAACGTAATGATGTTTCTTTCCTTGCTAAAGTAATGAGCAGGTGAATGAGTTTTCTTGTGTGTCCATTGATTTATGTGGTAGCGTCAGATATTTGGTATTTCTTATGTTACGCATTTATACAGAATGGAAATTAAAGATGTCATTAATTTTCTAGTTTGTCCAGATCCTGTCACTGAATACTTAGAGGAGTCATCAAGACTGTCAAACATACCAACTAACCTACCACGGGAGAAAAAGCGGAAAAGCACAGAACTGTCATTCCAAGATCATGGTAAAGTCCGGAGGCTATCTCTACACAGGAAGGCAAAATCCAGATCTGGGTTTGCCAGTGAGTCATCTCACAGTAACCAGAGTGCTGATCTGGAGACGGCTACAACTTCTGTCCAGAGTCAGGGGTTGCTTCGTGTGGATGACAGTGACCAAGAGCCAGgtgcaaataaaacaaaagttacGTGTGGTAAGTAAAAAATTCCAACTCTATTTTTTACCTGACAGATAGTTATTGGGTGAAAGATTTTAAGGATATTTCAGCAGCTATCGAATCTGCTGTTGCAGATACGAGTCAAGATGATATTTCATTGATCAACGTTTTTCAAATTTGTGTATAGTAAATTGTAGACATTtcttgtaaataatttaaagaaagtCAAAACCTCAACATAAcatacattttatgaaatataagtatgCTATAGACTATTGTATAATTGTGTCTTAATTGTTCAGATATTCGTTTGAGAGTGCGAGCCGAGTATAGTGATCATGTGACTGCTTTAACTGGTAACGTGAACTCAAACAAAGCCACACTGTTAGAGAGACAGTTTGAGAAATTCATGCAGGCTACGAACATTCTGAAATCCCGTGATCTAGGATCCATTGTGTGTGATATCAAGTTCACAGAACTCACTTACTTGGATGCATTCTGGAGAGATTATTTGAATGGATCTTTATTAGAGGCCCTCAAAGGGGTATTTATTACAGGTGGGTACATTATATATCAAGTAATCTAATTCAAGGTACCACCTTTTTCCGATCATTTTAATGTGAGAGATACTGTtgattcatttaaatttgtgggggcAAATTTTTGTGGAATATAGTCATGTGGACAtaatttcgtggatgcatcggtttcagtaagaaaactaagtctttcaaattttgttttctttgatgatgtaaattcgtgggggagggctaTCCATTAATACatcaaaaattgagccaccacgaattctattGATTTCACAGTAAATCACATTGAAAGAGCCTTCATAGAATATTGTTCTaccttcaaaattttttttcatagtttgcCCAGTGAGATATGCATAAATTACAAAGCTTTCTATGACAGTGTATTCCTGGTGTTTCTTTTGGGGAATTATTACATCAGTAGCATAACAATTGAACAAGCATATAAACAGTTACACCAAagtaattttttatgtttatatgttttatatgtaaactGTCTTCATccaatcaatatttttactaaTAAATTTATTCCTTGAATCAAGTCACTGATTTTCTTCTACAATCTGTAGATTCCTTGAAGGAGGCTGTTGGTAACGAGTCGATTAAATTGTTAGTGAGTGTCGATGAAGACGACTACGAGGCCGGGAGATTGCTGTTGCTTGAAAACATGAAACGATCGCAGCAATGCTAAACAACACTGAAAGTAACCACCAATTTCAGACCTTGGTCATTATCATCTCATTTGTTTGTGCAAGACA
The nucleotide sequence above comes from Magallana gigas chromosome 2, xbMagGiga1.1, whole genome shotgun sequence. Encoded proteins:
- the LOC117681152 gene encoding complement C1q tumor necrosis factor-related protein 6-like, whose translation is MDILYVFTITLTFCCINFVQCDIPNEIQQFVLSLLQEHDEEVKELKQEIRTLRQEVSSLQRSYLKVLHELDDIRRKEKKEELFPMETEMDDRIQKIHVKDPSSQNVTQSNAPKNLVGEKQLSKSVERVRKGRLVPHNMIGSYPTAFSASMSRDLSNLQHNQVLAFDIASINIGNAFDKTTGVFIPNMKGVYALFATITTRTGKSLEAQIVRNGGGLCNIFAGDSAFPSPGSNMVLVALDVGDHVIVRIHNTYHDSGATIDGAFSTFSGFLLYETD
- the LOC105318392 gene encoding death effector domain-containing protein — encoded protein: MADELRGCYTLHEMFTIVGSRMTQRDINILKYLYNGIMPQRIIGRVKDGVEFLLGLEKMNRVDETNFKYVVDLLRMISRHDLLQFVTLRKRKPVCPDPVTEYLEESSRLSNIPTNLPREKKRKSTELSFQDHGKVRRLSLHRKAKSRSGFASESSHSNQSADLETATTSVQSQGLLRVDDSDQEPGANKTKVTCDIRLRVRAEYSDHVTALTGNVNSNKATLLERQFEKFMQATNILKSRDLGSIVCDIKFTELTYLDAFWRDYLNGSLLEALKGVFITDSLKEAVGNESIKLLVSVDEDDYEAGRLLLLENMKRSQQC